One part of the Anaerolineae bacterium genome encodes these proteins:
- a CDS encoding Maltose/maltodextrin ABC transporter, permease protein MalF, whose amino-acid sequence MLKPQTITQAAQGLPVKRGLFSSRLKRDELFLGYALLVPSFLFVGLVIGYPLVRSAQLSLNRFKLTAGVDSEQFCGLCNFQNLLRDPFLEVYLRNQAIWVLGATFLPILFALILALLMDRELRGRWFWRSVVLIPWMMPIATTALT is encoded by the coding sequence ATGCTTAAACCCCAGACGATCACCCAGGCCGCACAGGGTTTGCCTGTTAAACGTGGGCTTTTTTCCAGCCGCCTCAAACGCGATGAACTTTTCCTGGGATATGCCTTGCTGGTGCCCAGTTTTTTGTTCGTTGGTTTGGTGATCGGTTATCCACTGGTTCGTTCCGCTCAATTGAGCCTGAATCGCTTTAAGCTGACGGCAGGGGTCGATTCGGAGCAGTTTTGCGGTTTGTGTAACTTTCAAAATCTGCTCCGCGATCCCTTCCTGGAGGTCTATTTGCGCAACCAGGCCATCTGGGTGTTGGGGGCGACCTTTTTACCGATCCTGTTCGCGCTGATCCTGGCTTTGCTGATGGATCGCGAACTGCGCGGGCGCTGGTTCTGGCGCTCGGTGGTTTTGATCCCATGGATGATGCCGATCGCCACCACCGCCCTGACCTGA
- a CDS encoding putative transcriptional regulator of N-Acetylglucosamine utilization, GntR family — translation MKIARTNIADEVSNWLLEAIRSGRYQSGEKLPSVEELAVQLNVGRSSVREALRQLQALGWVTLQHGKGTFVSAPKVQIGSALASFSESVRARGMQPGGVILRREVVSAPEAIACELQIDTDEPVNLLVRLRLANGEPVAHEISYTPNRLFPDLLDQPWTVDTSLYQLLSEKYGVRFLYAVHTLFPIQIDETLSQLLQLPLGSPAIKLKSTLYDQDHQPIETAFDVYHPDRYQYTVVLKR, via the coding sequence ATGAAAATCGCTCGCACAAACATCGCCGATGAGGTCTCGAACTGGCTGTTAGAGGCCATCCGTTCGGGACGCTATCAAAGCGGTGAAAAATTACCCTCAGTAGAAGAGTTAGCTGTTCAACTCAACGTTGGCAGAAGCTCGGTGCGCGAAGCCTTGCGTCAATTGCAGGCTTTGGGCTGGGTTACCCTGCAACATGGCAAAGGCACCTTTGTCTCAGCCCCTAAAGTACAAATTGGATCTGCGTTGGCTTCTTTCAGCGAATCGGTACGGGCGCGCGGCATGCAGCCCGGCGGCGTGATCTTGCGCCGCGAGGTTGTTTCCGCTCCGGAAGCCATCGCCTGTGAATTGCAGATCGACACAGATGAACCGGTTAACTTACTGGTTCGTCTGCGCCTTGCCAATGGTGAGCCGGTCGCGCATGAGATTTCTTATACCCCCAACCGCCTGTTTCCCGACCTACTCGATCAACCCTGGACCGTCGATACTTCTCTCTATCAATTGCTCAGCGAAAAATACGGAGTGCGTTTTCTTTACGCAGTTCATACCCTCTTTCCCATCCAGATTGATGAAACCCTGAGCCAATTGCTCCAACTGCCGCTGGGCAGCCCGGCGATCAAACTGAAATCCACCCTTTATGATCAAGACCATCAGCCCATCGAAACCGCTTTCGATGTTTATCATCCCGATCGATATCAATATACCGTGGTTTTGAAGCGTTAG
- a CDS encoding Gluconate dehydratase produces MKITQISTTLVDANWRNFTFVQIYTDAGLVGLGEATIRSREHAVVGAIEDMARVLIGQDPFQIQAHWQMLYQDFHKRGGVILMAAISGIEIALWDILGQALGVPIYQLLGGKMRERVRVYNNGWFEGLRSLEALTQAAQQAVQAGFNALKWNPFHGANGWLSPQQRRRVIEEVAAIRQAVGEDVDLLLEAHGLLTPAEAVRVASDLAIYQPFWLEEPVPPEDETAMAFVRQRSAIPVAAGERLYGKYEFARLMEARAVDIVQPDITYAGGIFEARLIAAMAEARYVGFAPHNSGSPVSTAAALHLAACTPNFLILELPTNDVPWRGELVEPAIEAPEEGFLAILQRPGLGVKLNEGVARKHPYQNPDRAYLSEAVTPEMEALKRRLKNFSHNNEEEDGLGN; encoded by the coding sequence ATGAAAATTACGCAGATTTCCACCACCCTGGTTGACGCAAATTGGCGGAATTTCACTTTCGTCCAAATCTACACGGACGCAGGTCTGGTGGGACTGGGAGAAGCAACCATCCGCAGCCGCGAGCACGCCGTGGTGGGGGCAATCGAAGATATGGCCCGTGTTCTGATCGGGCAAGACCCATTTCAAATTCAAGCGCACTGGCAGATGCTCTACCAGGACTTTCACAAGCGTGGGGGCGTTATCCTGATGGCAGCCATCAGTGGCATTGAAATTGCTTTATGGGATATCCTTGGACAGGCACTGGGTGTTCCAATCTATCAACTGTTAGGGGGCAAGATGCGTGAACGCGTGCGCGTGTATAACAACGGTTGGTTTGAAGGCTTGCGCAGTCTGGAGGCATTGACTCAGGCTGCTCAACAGGCTGTCCAGGCGGGATTTAACGCGTTGAAATGGAACCCCTTTCATGGCGCGAATGGCTGGTTATCGCCTCAGCAACGCCGCCGGGTGATAGAAGAAGTGGCTGCCATCCGCCAGGCGGTTGGAGAAGATGTGGATTTGTTGCTTGAGGCGCATGGTTTATTGACTCCAGCAGAAGCTGTGCGCGTTGCCAGTGATCTGGCGATCTATCAGCCCTTCTGGTTGGAAGAGCCTGTGCCACCCGAAGATGAAACGGCAATGGCTTTTGTGCGCCAGCGTTCTGCCATACCAGTTGCTGCCGGGGAGCGCCTGTATGGCAAATACGAATTTGCGCGCCTGATGGAAGCGCGCGCAGTGGATATCGTTCAGCCAGACATCACCTACGCCGGCGGTATCTTTGAGGCGCGCTTGATTGCAGCCATGGCTGAGGCGCGCTATGTAGGTTTTGCACCGCACAATTCCGGCAGTCCGGTTTCCACCGCCGCAGCCCTGCACCTGGCTGCCTGCACCCCTAATTTTCTCATCCTTGAATTGCCTACCAACGACGTGCCCTGGCGTGGCGAACTGGTCGAACCTGCCATTGAAGCGCCAGAAGAAGGGTTTTTAGCCATTCTTCAGCGTCCCGGGTTGGGGGTAAAACTCAACGAAGGCGTGGCCCGAAAACACCCGTATCAGAACCCGGATCGCGCCTATCTTTCCGAAGCCGTCACTCCAGAAATGGAAGCCTTGAAAAGGCGCTTGAAGAACTTTTCGCATAACAACGAGGAAGAAGATGGTCTTGGGAATTAA
- a CDS encoding pyridoxamine 5'-phosphate oxidase-related,FMN-binding protein yields MSETTTSPDSALPIKGPFTPEKLRDFLARPLIARFATVTKKGKPHVVPVWFEWDGTHLWVTLDRRSQKYRNLVANPYCAVTIDETWGGLRFIGAIFEGKVELIDQPEDWARDFVRRVYTRYMGEEGLCARTIQRMINEGQHVVAKITPEKILTWDDTAGPAPVG; encoded by the coding sequence ATGTCCGAGACAACAACCAGCCCTGATTCTGCTTTGCCGATCAAAGGCCCCTTTACTCCCGAAAAGCTGCGCGACTTCCTTGCGCGCCCGCTCATTGCCCGCTTTGCAACCGTTACCAAAAAGGGGAAACCGCACGTTGTCCCGGTATGGTTTGAATGGGATGGGACGCATTTGTGGGTGACCCTGGACCGCCGTTCGCAGAAATACCGCAATCTGGTTGCCAATCCTTATTGTGCCGTCACCATTGATGAAACCTGGGGAGGCTTGCGCTTTATCGGGGCAATCTTTGAAGGTAAGGTGGAACTGATTGATCAACCCGAGGATTGGGCGCGCGACTTCGTACGCAGGGTTTACACCCGCTATATGGGCGAGGAAGGTTTATGCGCCCGCACCATCCAGCGCATGATCAACGAAGGGCAGCATGTGGTAGCCAAGATCACGCCCGAGAAAATTCTCACCTGGGACGACACTGCGGGCCCGGCGCCGGTGGGGTAG
- a CDS encoding Tungsten-containing aldehyde:ferredoxin oxidoreductase, whose amino-acid sequence MVLGINGKLLRINLSDSTWQEERVEDSFWRLYYGGWGLIAYYLLKELPPGIDPLSPENKLIFANGLVTGAAIGGSGRHAVGAKSPLIGGFGEADVGGFWGAELARAGYDAIIIEGRAPQPVYLYLHDQVVEFRPATHLWGSLTARTQASIHEELGDHRVRVAQIGPAGERLSPIAAIMHDINRAAARTGLGAVMGSKNLKAIAVRGTQKVTARNPRALNELAKWYAQHFPETWAADLRLNGTASGVVHHQLSGGLPTRNFQQGVFEGFEAISGETMTETILKERDTCFACPVHCKRVVEVQEGDFPVDPVYGGPEYETIGAFGSMCAVDDLAAIARANQLCNAYGIDTISAGVTVAWAMDCFERGLINKEDTGGIELRFGNAQAMVQVVELMGKREGFGFLLSQGSLRAARAIGRGTEEFAVQVKGQEVPMHEPRIKYALGIGYAVSPTGADHNHNVHDTDYTTEESIADLKPFGITRPLPIHDLSREKMRLAAVEIPWSVTMNLMGFCGFIFFTIGRPQLVSLIQAVTGWDITMEELLRAGERAYTLARVYNLREGLTASDDRLPKIFHQPFQEGPSAGNSLPPEQVEEAKKMLYELLGWERETGIPSRACLERLGIAWAADHLPQVAARNSSE is encoded by the coding sequence ATGGTCTTGGGAATTAATGGAAAATTGTTGCGGATTAACCTGAGCGACTCCACCTGGCAAGAGGAACGCGTGGAGGATTCGTTCTGGCGGTTATATTACGGTGGTTGGGGGTTAATTGCCTACTATCTTCTCAAGGAACTCCCACCGGGCATTGATCCGCTGAGTCCCGAAAACAAGCTGATCTTTGCCAATGGTCTGGTAACCGGGGCGGCGATTGGCGGCAGCGGTCGCCATGCGGTGGGGGCAAAATCTCCGCTCATTGGCGGTTTTGGAGAAGCCGATGTCGGCGGCTTTTGGGGGGCGGAGCTTGCCAGGGCCGGGTACGACGCGATCATTATCGAAGGGCGGGCTCCGCAGCCTGTTTATCTGTATCTTCACGATCAGGTGGTCGAGTTTCGCCCTGCCACTCATTTGTGGGGGTCGCTGACAGCTCGCACCCAGGCAAGCATCCATGAAGAATTGGGCGATCATCGCGTGCGGGTAGCTCAAATCGGCCCGGCTGGCGAGCGGCTTTCTCCAATTGCAGCCATTATGCACGACATCAATCGGGCTGCCGCCCGGACCGGACTGGGAGCGGTGATGGGCAGCAAGAATCTCAAGGCGATTGCCGTGCGCGGCACGCAAAAGGTGACGGCTCGCAACCCCAGGGCGCTCAATGAGCTGGCGAAATGGTATGCCCAACACTTCCCTGAAACCTGGGCTGCCGATTTGCGTTTGAATGGCACAGCTTCGGGCGTCGTCCATCACCAACTCAGCGGCGGCTTGCCCACCCGCAACTTTCAGCAGGGGGTCTTTGAAGGCTTTGAGGCCATCAGCGGGGAGACGATGACCGAGACCATTCTCAAGGAGCGCGATACCTGTTTTGCCTGTCCGGTGCATTGCAAGCGGGTGGTCGAAGTGCAGGAAGGAGACTTCCCGGTTGACCCCGTTTATGGTGGGCCCGAATATGAAACCATTGGTGCTTTTGGTTCGATGTGCGCCGTGGATGATCTGGCGGCGATTGCGCGGGCTAATCAACTCTGTAACGCCTATGGCATAGATACCATCTCGGCTGGGGTGACGGTGGCATGGGCGATGGATTGCTTTGAGCGCGGCTTGATTAACAAGGAGGATACCGGCGGGATCGAATTGCGCTTTGGCAATGCCCAGGCGATGGTGCAGGTTGTCGAACTGATGGGCAAGCGCGAAGGTTTTGGCTTTCTCCTTTCACAGGGTTCCTTACGCGCCGCCCGGGCGATCGGGCGTGGCACAGAAGAGTTTGCCGTGCAGGTGAAAGGACAGGAAGTACCGATGCATGAACCGCGCATTAAGTACGCCCTGGGCATCGGTTATGCCGTTTCACCCACCGGAGCCGATCACAATCACAATGTCCATGATACCGATTACACCACCGAAGAGAGCATTGCTGACTTGAAGCCCTTTGGAATCACCCGGCCGTTGCCCATCCATGATCTGAGCCGGGAGAAAATGCGCCTGGCAGCCGTGGAGATTCCCTGGTCGGTGACGATGAATCTCATGGGTTTCTGTGGTTTCATTTTCTTCACCATCGGGCGACCACAGTTGGTTTCCCTCATTCAGGCCGTGACCGGTTGGGACATCACCATGGAAGAGCTCTTGCGGGCGGGTGAGCGGGCTTATACCCTGGCGCGTGTCTATAATCTGCGCGAAGGGCTGACGGCGAGCGACGATCGTTTGCCGAAGATCTTTCATCAACCCTTCCAGGAAGGACCTTCGGCGGGCAATTCTTTGCCTCCTGAGCAGGTAGAGGAGGCAAAGAAGATGCTCTATGAATTGCTGGGATGGGAGCGCGAAACAGGGATTCCGAGCCGCGCTTGTTTGGAGCGGTTGGGCATCGCCTGGGCAGCAGACCATCTGCCCCAGGTAGCTGCCCGAAATTCGTCGGAATAG
- a CDS encoding binding-protein-dependent transport systems inner membrane component, producing the protein MLNYYLRQVGIISENVGFLTDKLWLWPSILLMAMWMWFPYNYVAILAALQAIPKEMREAARVDGCTSWKEVWYITLPSIRPVLNLLIVLGLIWSMNDFTAIFLLTEGGPGIDSTTLAPLVYKVSFRYYDLGKGAAIGMVLMIISLIFGAIYLQMLKAEEK; encoded by the coding sequence TTGCTCAATTACTACCTGCGCCAGGTGGGGATTATTTCCGAAAACGTGGGCTTTCTGACCGATAAACTCTGGCTGTGGCCTTCAATCTTGCTGATGGCGATGTGGATGTGGTTTCCCTACAACTACGTTGCCATCCTGGCTGCCTTGCAAGCCATTCCCAAAGAGATGCGCGAAGCCGCCCGGGTTGATGGCTGTACGTCCTGGAAAGAGGTCTGGTATATCACCTTGCCCAGCATCCGCCCGGTGCTGAACCTGCTGATCGTGCTGGGCTTGATCTGGTCGATGAACGACTTTACGGCGATCTTTTTGCTCACCGAAGGCGGTCCGGGCATTGATTCGACCACCCTGGCGCCACTGGTCTATAAAGTTTCCTTTCGATACTACGATTTGGGTAAGGGCGCAGCCATTGGCATGGTTTTGATGATCATCAGTCTTATTTTCGGGGCAATCTATTTGCAAATGCTCAAGGCGGAGGAGAAATGA
- a CDS encoding putative sugar kinase: MSGRQTSLCAIGLDLGGSGLKGGIVNQQGTLLKLKQVSSPVHARPQQIAEVLAGLLRALAEEARAEGWQLVGVGLSSTLDVDPQSGCFLPPHFAHLERWQGYPIAQYLQDAIGLPVLVENDGPMSAWGEYLRGAGRGYESLVMVTLGSGVGGGVVLEGERLPDTLGRAAYFGHLCIDQNGLDCPCGRRGCWEMYVSATALEQRAAEAVAAALHSTRLGKRPTARQIVAAAQEGDDLAIRLLREHAAYLAVGLTDLANLFAPPLIVIGGGLSLAGELLLAPARQQMNAQRLPIRTEIIVLPSQLPFEAGLLGAALLSLERFGGVHVRDNNQP, encoded by the coding sequence ATGAGCGGCAGACAAACCTCTCTCTGCGCCATAGGTTTGGATTTAGGTGGCAGCGGCCTCAAAGGAGGCATTGTCAATCAGCAGGGGACACTGCTCAAGCTCAAGCAGGTTTCCAGCCCGGTGCATGCCCGGCCGCAGCAGATCGCTGAAGTCCTGGCAGGCTTGCTGCGCGCCTTAGCCGAAGAAGCCCGCGCTGAAGGCTGGCAACTGGTGGGAGTCGGGCTTTCTTCGACCCTGGATGTTGATCCGCAAAGCGGCTGTTTTCTGCCGCCTCATTTTGCCCATCTGGAAAGGTGGCAGGGCTATCCGATCGCGCAGTATTTGCAGGATGCGATTGGGCTGCCCGTCCTGGTAGAAAACGATGGTCCGATGAGCGCCTGGGGGGAATATCTGAGGGGGGCGGGGAGAGGCTATGAGAGCCTGGTGATGGTAACCCTGGGGAGTGGCGTCGGAGGCGGCGTTGTTTTAGAGGGCGAGCGCCTGCCAGATACACTGGGTCGAGCAGCTTACTTCGGTCACCTGTGCATTGATCAAAATGGCCTGGACTGTCCCTGTGGTCGGCGGGGTTGTTGGGAGATGTATGTCTCGGCAACCGCGCTGGAACAGCGCGCAGCTGAGGCGGTTGCCGCCGCTTTGCATTCTACCCGTTTGGGAAAGCGCCCCACTGCCCGGCAAATCGTTGCAGCAGCTCAAGAGGGCGATGATCTGGCGATCCGCCTTTTGCGTGAACATGCCGCTTATCTGGCAGTGGGCTTGACCGATTTAGCCAATCTCTTTGCGCCGCCTCTGATCGTCATCGGCGGCGGTTTATCCCTGGCTGGAGAATTGCTCCTGGCGCCCGCCCGCCAACAAATGAACGCTCAACGCTTACCCATCCGAACCGAAATCATTGTCTTGCCTTCTCAATTACCCTTCGAAGCCGGTCTGCTTGGCGCGGCTTTACTCTCTTTAGAGCGATTTGGAGGTGTTCATGTCCGAGACAACAACCAGCCCTGA
- a CDS encoding UDP-glucose 4-epimerase: MSNIKRVLVTGGSGKAGKWVIEHLLKYGYDVINADQKTSPLVRTYHVDLTDLGQAFGVVEGKDAVIHLAAIPWPGEHTAEVVFRNNVLSTFNILQAACVLGVKKVVLAGSESALGFPFMFRRFSPLYLPIDEEHPLLAQDAYGLSKIILEELGRGFLRRDPQMSVISLRLSYILQPEDYAPELEAAWQDATRNDFNLWAYIDARDVAEAFRLALEYAQPGFDAFYIAAPDTLMREPTLELVQRCYAGVETIKAGFGGRMSPLDCSKAARLLGFRPRYTWQDVVGNPG, encoded by the coding sequence ATGTCAAACATCAAGCGAGTGTTGGTTACGGGGGGCAGCGGCAAAGCCGGCAAATGGGTGATTGAACACCTCCTGAAATACGGCTATGATGTGATCAACGCTGACCAGAAGACCTCTCCGCTGGTACGCACTTACCATGTTGACCTGACCGACCTGGGTCAGGCGTTTGGGGTGGTAGAGGGTAAAGATGCTGTGATTCATCTGGCAGCCATCCCCTGGCCCGGTGAGCATACCGCCGAAGTGGTCTTCCGTAACAATGTGCTGTCCACCTTTAACATCTTGCAAGCGGCTTGTGTCTTGGGGGTTAAAAAAGTCGTCCTGGCAGGCAGTGAATCGGCGCTGGGTTTTCCCTTTATGTTCCGCCGTTTCTCACCCCTCTATCTCCCCATTGACGAAGAACATCCCTTACTTGCCCAGGATGCCTATGGGCTCTCCAAGATTATCCTGGAGGAATTAGGCAGAGGGTTTTTGCGCCGTGATCCGCAAATGTCCGTGATCAGTTTGCGCCTATCCTACATTCTGCAACCCGAGGATTATGCGCCGGAACTGGAAGCCGCCTGGCAGGACGCAACGCGCAACGACTTCAACCTGTGGGCGTATATCGACGCCCGGGATGTAGCCGAGGCTTTTCGGCTGGCGCTGGAGTATGCGCAGCCCGGCTTCGATGCCTTTTATATCGCCGCCCCAGATACCTTAATGAGAGAGCCAACTCTGGAGCTGGTGCAGCGTTGCTATGCAGGGGTGGAGACGATCAAAGCAGGGTTTGGCGGAAGGATGTCTCCGCTGGATTGTAGTAAAGCCGCCCGCCTATTGGGCTTTCGCCCGCGCTACACCTGGCAGGACGTGGTCGGCAACCCAGGCTAG
- a CDS encoding Various polyols ABC transporter, permease component 2 has protein sequence MSPQLRILRVLREQLPVYGALVALTVFIVVPFLWLLTSTVRPVAELYVYPPRWIPQTFTLVAYQKAFQTFARPLINSAGYGLVTAILTLVVACPAAYSLTRLNYPGKRGMTGIFLLTQMLPFVLLLLPLYIIYLKLGLYNTRLGLIIGFTALTVPYSVLLLRSFFAGLPIELEEQAMIDGCTRLGALWRIVLPLSTPVLVAVVLSSIVLVWNDVLFTIFLSKDLEVQTASVALYRFFTVRSASGGVAQKEVMLAGGVILTLPVIVLFTFLQKYIAAGITAGALKG, from the coding sequence ATGAGCCCACAGCTGCGCATCCTGCGCGTTTTGAGAGAACAACTCCCGGTTTACGGCGCACTGGTCGCGCTCACGGTTTTCATTGTGGTGCCTTTTCTTTGGCTGTTGACTTCGACGGTGCGCCCGGTGGCAGAGTTGTATGTTTATCCACCGCGCTGGATTCCTCAAACCTTCACGCTGGTTGCCTATCAGAAGGCGTTTCAAACTTTTGCCAGACCGTTGATCAATTCGGCCGGGTATGGATTGGTGACAGCGATTTTAACTCTGGTTGTGGCTTGTCCGGCTGCCTACAGTCTGACCCGCCTGAACTATCCGGGCAAGCGGGGGATGACCGGCATCTTTTTGTTAACTCAGATGCTCCCCTTTGTCTTATTGCTTTTGCCGTTATATATCATTTATCTGAAGTTAGGTTTATATAATACCCGACTGGGATTGATCATCGGCTTTACCGCCCTCACTGTACCGTATTCGGTGCTGTTGTTGCGCAGTTTCTTTGCGGGGTTGCCCATCGAGTTGGAAGAGCAGGCGATGATCGATGGATGTACCCGATTGGGGGCGTTGTGGCGCATCGTGTTGCCGCTTTCAACCCCGGTTCTGGTTGCGGTGGTGCTCAGCAGTATTGTCCTGGTCTGGAATGATGTCTTATTTACCATCTTTCTGAGCAAGGACCTGGAAGTTCAAACCGCTTCGGTGGCGCTCTACCGCTTCTTTACCGTGCGCTCCGCCTCCGGAGGGGTTGCGCAAAAAGAAGTCATGCTGGCTGGTGGGGTGATCCTTACCCTGCCGGTCATTGTTTTATTTACCTTTCTGCAGAAATATATTGCCGCCGGCATTACCGCCGGGGCGTTGAAAGGGTGA
- a CDS encoding Permease of the drug/metabolite transporter (DMT) superfamily, with amino-acid sequence MEKTVLSTAADPARLAKGYLICVAATISWAFTGILIRYLTVNYQLSPLTLSFWRDVFVVFGLVVIFALGNRSLLAPGKRRLPYFALYGVVVTLFNGLWSFSVALNGAAAATVLAYSSAAFTALLAWRLFREPLTPIKILAVSLGLAGCVLVAGAYDATAWALNPFGILTGLCSGLIFAVYSLMGKFTANRGINSWTALLYSFAFAALYFLPLSLLGGWLEGYSPPQTLFWLENRWLGWLALFVLGVGPTIGGFGFYSLSLNYLQASIANLIAMMEPLITAVLAYLLLGERLTSPQLLGGAMILGSVVILRLFEMRSTSVSVA; translated from the coding sequence ATGGAAAAAACCGTTCTCTCCACGGCTGCCGACCCTGCCCGCCTGGCGAAGGGGTATCTGATCTGTGTTGCGGCAACCATCTCCTGGGCGTTTACCGGCATCCTCATTCGCTATCTGACCGTCAATTACCAGCTTTCCCCTCTCACGCTTTCCTTCTGGCGCGATGTCTTTGTAGTTTTCGGCTTGGTGGTGATCTTTGCGCTGGGCAACCGTTCGCTCCTTGCTCCTGGCAAGAGGCGTTTGCCCTATTTTGCGCTCTACGGCGTAGTGGTTACGCTGTTCAATGGTTTATGGTCGTTTTCGGTGGCTTTGAACGGCGCGGCGGCAGCCACGGTCCTGGCATATAGTTCGGCGGCTTTTACGGCTTTGCTTGCCTGGCGGCTGTTCCGCGAGCCGTTGACTCCGATCAAAATCCTGGCGGTCTCTCTGGGGCTGGCAGGCTGTGTGCTGGTAGCCGGGGCGTATGACGCAACAGCCTGGGCGCTCAATCCCTTTGGCATCCTGACCGGGCTGTGTTCGGGTTTGATTTTCGCCGTCTATAGCTTGATGGGCAAGTTCACCGCCAATCGAGGCATCAACTCCTGGACGGCGCTGCTCTATTCTTTCGCTTTCGCTGCCCTTTATTTCCTGCCGCTCAGCCTGCTGGGTGGCTGGCTGGAGGGATACTCACCACCACAAACCCTCTTCTGGCTGGAAAACCGCTGGCTGGGCTGGCTGGCGCTGTTTGTGTTGGGAGTTGGTCCAACCATCGGAGGATTTGGCTTTTACAGCTTGAGCCTGAACTATCTGCAAGCCAGCATCGCCAACCTGATTGCGATGATGGAACCGTTGATTACGGCTGTTTTGGCGTATCTTTTGCTGGGGGAGCGCCTGACCTCGCCGCAACTGCTGGGCGGCGCGATGATTTTGGGCAGTGTGGTCATCCTGCGTTTGTTTGAGATGCGCTCGACTTCTGTCTCAGTCGCCTGA
- a CDS encoding Ribose operon repressor: MLYSQSIAQTIAQSIASFSFRRRMPTIREVANRAGVSSTTVSHVINNTRFVSAEVRQRVQAAMEELGYRPNALARSLRRGETKTLGLILPDSANPFFAEIGRSIETAAFSQGYNVILCNTDGDFGREQTYVEVLLNKQVDGIVFVAAGDRSDSLSQILKRDLPIVVVDRDLPEVQLDTVLSDNFQGGFLATQHLIGLGHSRIACISGPSHLTPSALRVTGYKQALLKANLPLDERLIVRGDFHPHSGWQAALYLLSLPEKPSAIFACNDLMAMGVLRAAAECGISVPSDLAVMGYDDIELSSYTTPALSTIHQPKAEIGRAAVQMILERINDRSLPPRREMHSATLVVRGSCGGQA, translated from the coding sequence TTGCTATACTCGCAATCGATTGCGCAAACCATTGCGCAATCGATTGCCAGCTTTTCTTTCAGGAGACGTATGCCCACGATCCGTGAAGTTGCCAATCGAGCTGGTGTTTCTTCCACCACTGTTTCGCATGTGATCAACAATACCCGCTTTGTCTCTGCCGAAGTGCGTCAGCGTGTCCAGGCAGCCATGGAGGAATTGGGCTACCGCCCAAACGCGCTCGCCCGTTCGCTGCGCCGCGGGGAGACGAAAACGCTCGGTCTCATCCTGCCGGATAGCGCCAACCCGTTCTTTGCCGAGATCGGGCGCAGTATTGAGACAGCCGCTTTTTCACAGGGATATAACGTAATCTTATGTAATACCGATGGCGATTTTGGGCGAGAGCAAACCTACGTGGAGGTTTTGCTAAATAAGCAAGTGGATGGCATTGTCTTCGTTGCAGCCGGTGACCGCAGCGATTCTCTCTCCCAGATTCTCAAACGCGATCTCCCCATTGTGGTTGTTGACCGCGATCTGCCTGAGGTGCAGTTGGATACGGTGCTGAGCGATAACTTTCAGGGTGGCTTCCTGGCAACTCAACATTTAATTGGTTTAGGGCATAGCCGGATCGCCTGCATCAGCGGTCCTTCCCATCTGACCCCAAGCGCCTTACGGGTAACCGGCTATAAGCAGGCTTTGTTGAAAGCAAATCTGCCTCTGGATGAGCGATTGATCGTGCGCGGAGATTTTCACCCTCATTCCGGCTGGCAGGCGGCATTGTACCTGCTATCCCTGCCAGAAAAACCCAGCGCCATCTTTGCCTGCAATGACCTGATGGCGATGGGGGTATTGCGGGCAGCGGCTGAGTGCGGCATAAGCGTTCCGAGTGACTTAGCCGTGATGGGTTACGACGATATCGAACTTTCGTCGTATACCACACCCGCCTTATCCACCATCCACCAACCAAAAGCAGAAATCGGTCGGGCAGCAGTGCAGATGATCCTGGAGCGAATCAACGACAGGAGTCTGCCGCCGCGCCGAGAGATGCATTCTGCCACGCTGGTTGTGCGTGGCTCCTGCGGAGGTCAAGCGTGA